A DNA window from Drosophila pseudoobscura strain MV-25-SWS-2005 chromosome 2, UCI_Dpse_MV25, whole genome shotgun sequence contains the following coding sequences:
- the cher gene encoding filamin-A isoform X3 — MASRKPNDYYQQQQQQQQPADQYEENFDEDMEAERDLAEDAQWKKIQQNTFTRWANEHLKTIDRSINNLETDLSDGLRLIALLEVLSQKRLPKYNKRPTFRSQKLENVSVALKFLQDEGIKIVNIDSSDIVDCKLKLILGLIWTLILHYSISMPMWDGEDEKQLNGSGPTPKQRLLNWIHAKIPDLPINNFTNDWTTGKAVGALVDACAPGLCPDWEMWDSKDAVQNASEAMGLADDWLNVRQLIKPEELVNPNVDEQSMMTYLSQYPNSKLKTGAPLRPKTNPNSIPPPRVRAYGPGIEPIGPVVGAPANFTVETFSAGKGVVDVDIEGPNGEIEKADVRFNNDKNLTYTVSYIPKAEGPHKVTVQFSGRDIPKSPFPVKVEGHAGDASKVKVTGPGIQPTGVTIKKPTFFDILAKDAGRGVPEVIIIDPANHKTSVAAKVRQLENDTWRCEYVTALQGLHSINVFYAGTAIPNSPFPVKVAPLSDARKVRASGRGLQATGVRVGDDADFKIHTEGAGEGVPEVRVIGPGGMNQNVMQSKVDGNTYDCHYYPTKEGRYVIMVTFAGQEVPKSPFEVKVGPKKESSIVAYGPGLSSGVIGYPAAFVVETNGETGALGFTVAGPSQAEIECHDNGDGSALVKYHPTAVGEYAVHILCDNEDIPKSPFIAQILPRTDFHPELVKASGPGLEKNGVTISQPTSFDVDTSKAGNAPLDVVVQDVYGTKLPVQLASNPDGSKKATYTPISGVPHTVEVNYGGVSTPNSPHRVYVGVPVDAAKVQAFGPWLQPGVRPNVPTHFNVDAREAGEAELKVKIIHEETKIEVPCRIIDNEDSTYSVEVMPPAKGAYTTTMTYGGQRVPLGQKVVVEQTVDVSKIKVDGLEPTAPLNSLQQFRIITHGLPKADLAVTITSPSGNRVKAHIIPTAEGFLVNFTPTQLGEYLLSICFGGTPITPRPFRLQCLTGSDSNKVQAFGPGLERGIVGQPAEFMIDTRGAGQGGLGVTVEGPCEAAINCRDNGDGTCNVAYLPTESGDYTVNITFNDRHINGSPFQPMIVPVPNLKNTRVSGIGIQPHGVIMNAATDFMVDMSKVSSNIDSGKLSCAIFDPMGHVLPSKIVQGPTDDIFRIMYTPFEAGRHTIELMYDNIPVPGSPFVVNVKSGCDPARCKAYGPGLEKGLTNQKNKFTVETKGAGNGGLSLAIEGPSEAKMTCTDNRDGSCDVDYLATDPGEYDITIRFADKHIPGSPFRVLVEETVDPSKVKVYGPGIEHGQVRESVPTFFNVDVGEAGPGRIAVKLTNSEGIPVDNLRVEDKGNCIYAVHYVPPKAGSVLTCQVKFSEVEVPCSPFVMTVFPKSEATKVKVKGVNEKKKTPASLPAEFEIDTKQAGQADINVAIKNPKGKPMQPRLEEVATGTYVVSFVPDECGTYQCSIKYGDKEIEGSPFKLEAFPTGEAKKCKLVEQAPKIQPSGSQSHLKVDAREAGNGAVTCKITNKEGSEIVGIDVVEKDGFFDILYALNDPGDYDINVKFGGKDIPNGSFSIKAVESIEEYSHSEYIEEHTTKVVQKTTQSELVNGKSETSYRSVAFEKLPLPTTGGNVTAEVKMPSGKVDKPVIQDNRDGTVSVKYDPREEGSHELVVKYNGEPVQGSPFKFHVDSITSGYVTAYGPGLTHGITGEPANFTISTKGASAGGLTMAVEGPSKAVINYHDNKDGTVSVQYLPTAPGEYQVSVRFGDRHIKGSPYFAKITGEGRKRNQISVGSCSEVTMPGDITDDDLRALNASIQAPSGLEEPCFLKRMPTGNIGISFTPRETGEHLVSVKRLGKHISNSPFKVTVCEREVGDAKKVKVSGAGLKEGQTHADNIFSVDTRNAGFGGLSVSIEGPSKAEIQCTDKDDGTLNISYKPTEPGYYIVNLKFADHHVEGSPFTVKVAGEGSNRKREKIQRERDAVPITEIGSQCKLTFKMPGITSFDLAACVTSPSNVTEDAEIQEIEDGLYSVHFVPKELGVHTVSVRYSEMHIPGSPFQFTVGPLRDSGSHLVKAGGSGLERGVVGEAAEFNVWTREAGGGSLAISVEGPSKADIEFKDRKDGSCDVSYKVTEPGEYRVGLKFNDRHIPDSPFKVYVSPDAGDAHKLEVQQFPQGNIQADAPYQFMVRKNGAKGDLDARIVAPSGTDDDCFIQAIDSEMTSVRFYPRENGIHAIHVKFNGVHIPDSPFRIKVGKNVADPAAVHATGNGLEEVKTGHKADFIINTCNAGVGTLHVSIDGPSKVAMDCTEVEEGYKVRYTPLLPGEHYITVKYNNVHIVGSPFKVDAVGDKLADEGAQETSTVILETVQKVAKGGKNTGVHLPNFKSDASKVVPKGMGLNRAYIGKQNQFSICATDAGNNILYVGMYGPKGPCEEFHVKHAGHNNYNVQYLVRDRGQYVLLIKWGEEHIPGSPFQIDV; from the exons ACTCCTCGGACATTGTGGACTGCAAGCTGAAACTGATACTGGGCCTGATATGGACGCTCATTCTCCACTACTCGATATCGATGCCCATGTGGGATGGCGAGGATGAGAAGCAGCTGAACGGCTCCGGACCGACGCCCAAGCAGCG CCTACTGAACTGGATACATGCCAAGATACCCGATTTGCCCATCAATAACTTCACCAATGACTGGACCACTGGCAAAGCGGTGGGCGCTTTGGTTGATGCCTGTGCCCCGGGTCTGTGCCCCGACTGGGAGATGTGGGACTCGAAGGATGCTGTCCAGAATGCATCGGAGGCCATGGGTCTGGCCGACGATTGGTTGAATGTCCGTCAGCTGATCAAGCCCGAGGAGCTGGTCAATCCCAATGTCGACGAGCAGTCCATGATGACGTACTTGTCGCAGTATCCCAACTCCAAGCTGAAGACGGGAGCACCACTGAGGCCCAAGACGAACCCCAACAG CATTCCTCCGCCGCG AGTGCGTGCCTATGGTCCTGGAATTGAGCCAATTGGTCCTGTGGTTGGTGCCCCAGCCAATTTCACAGTGGAAACCTTCTCCGCTGGCAAGG GTGTTGTCGATGTGGACATCGAGGGACCTAACGGAGAGATCGAAAAGGCCGATGTGCGCTTCAACAATGACAAGAATCTCACATACACGGTCTCGTACATACCCAAGGCCGAGGGACCGCACAAGGTGACCGTTCAGTTCTCTGGCCGCGACATACCCAAGTCTCCGTTCCCCGTGAAGGTGGAGGGACATGCCGGCGATGCCTCAAAGGTGAAGGTAACCGGACCCGGCATCCAGCCCACGGGAGTGACCATTAAGAAGCCCACATTCTTCGACATCCTCGCCAAGGACGCGGGTCGCGGAGTGCCCGAGGTGATCATCATCGATCCGGCCAACCACAAGACCTCGGTGGCAGCCAAGGTGCGCCAGTTGGAGAACGATACTTGGCGCTGCGAATACGTGACTGCCCTGCAGGGCCTGCACTCCATTAATGTGTTCTATGCGGGCACTGCTATCCCGAACAGTCCGTTCCCCGTGAAGGTGGCGCCGCTGTCGGATGCCCGCAAGGTGCGCGCCTCCGGACGCGGCCTCCAGGCCACGGGCGTGCGTGTTGGGGACGATGCCGACTTCAAGATCCACACCGAGGGTGCCGGCGAGGGTGTGCCCGAGGTGCGCGTCATTGGGCCCGGTGGCATGAACCAGAACGTCATGCAATCAAAGGTCGATGGCAACACCTACGACTGCCACTACTACCCCACCAAGGAGGGGCGGTACGTGATCATGGTGACCTTTGCCGGGCAGGAAGTGCCCAAGTCCCCGTTCGAGGTAAAGGTCGGGCCCAAGAAGGAGTCCTCTATTGTGGCCTATGGGCCGGGACTGAGCAGTGGCGTCATTGGCTATCCGGCCGCCTTTGTGGTGGAGACCAATGGCGAGACGGGCGCCCTCGGATTCACTGTGGCCGGCCCCTCGCAGGCGGAGATCGAGTGCCACGACAATGGCGATGGCTCCGCACTCGTCAAGTATCACCCGACTGCCGTGGGCGAGTATGCCGTCCACATCCTGTGCGACAACGAGGACATACCCAAGTCGCCGTTCATTGCCCAGATCCTGCCACGCACCGACTTCCATCCGGAGCTGGTGAAGGCCTCGGGGCCGGGCCTCGAGAAGAATGGCGTGACCATCAGCCAGCCGACCAGCTTCGATGTGGACACTAGCAAGGCGGGTAATGCTCCCTTGGACGTTGTCGTGCAGGATGTCTACGGCACAAAGTTGCCCGTGCAGTTGGCCAGCAATCCCGATGGCAGCAAGAAGGCCACCTACACGCCCATCTCTGGGGTGCCACACACGGTGGAAG TCAACTATGGAGGCGTTTCCACGCCCAACTCCCCGCATCGTGTGTACGTGGGCGTCCCTGTAGATGCTGCCAAGGTGCAGGCATTTGGTCCCTGGCTGCAGCCAGGAGTGCGCCCCAACGTTCCCACCCACTTCAATGTGGATGCCCGGGAGGCGGGCGAGGCCGAGCTGAAGGTGAAGATCATCCACGAGGAGACCAAGATCGAGGTGCCCTGCAGGATCATCGATAACGAGGACAGCACCTACTCGGTGGAGGTTATGCCGCCAGCCAAGGGAGCCTACACCACGACCATGACATACGGGGGCCAGCGCGTGCCCCTCGGCCAGAAGGTGGTCGTGGAACAGACAGTGGATGTGTCCAAGATCAAGGTGGACGGACTCGAGCCCA CCGCGCCCCTGAACAGTTTGCAGCAGTTCCGCATCATCACCCACGGGCTGCCCAAGGCGGATCTGGCGGTGACCATCACCAGCCCCTCGGGGAATCGGGTCAAGGCCCACATAATACCCACAGCCGAGGGATTTCTGGTAAACTTTACACCCACCCAGCTGGGGGAGTATCTGTTGAGCATTTGCTTTGGCGGCACACCCATTACGCCGCGTCCATTCCGGCTGCAGTGCCTCACGGGCAGCGATTCCAACAAAGTGCAGGCCTTTGGCCCGGGTCTAGAGCGCGGCATTGTGGGTCAGCCGGCGGAGTTCATGATCGATACGCGCGGTGCCGGCCAAGGAGGTCTGGGCGTGACCGTTGAGGGGCCCTGCGAGGCGGCCATAAACTGCCGTGACAATGGAGACGGCACCTGCAATGTGGCCTACCTGCCCACCGAATCCGGGGACTATACCGTCAACATAACGTTCAATGATCGGCACATCAATGGATCGCCATTCCAGCCGATGATTGTGCCCGTGCCGAATCTGAAGAATACACGCGTGagcggcatcggcatccaGCCGCATG GTGTCATCATGAATGCCGCCACAGACTTTATGGTGGACATGAGCAAGGTGAGCAGCAACATTGACTCTGGAAAGCTATCCTGCGCCATTTTCGATCCCATGGGCCATGTGCTGCCCAGCAAGATCGTCCAGGGACCCACCGACGACATCTTCCGCATCATGTACACGCCCTTCGAGGCTGGTCGCCACACCATTGAGCTGATGTACGACAACATACCAGTGCCGGGCTCCCCCTTCGTGGTGAATGTGAAGAGCGGCTGTGATCCGGCGCGCTGCAAGGCCTACGGCCCTGGTTTGGAGAAGGGTCTGACCAACCAGAAGAACAAGTTCACCGTGGAGACCAAGGGCGCCGGCAACGGTGGCCTGTCGCTGGCCATTGAGGGGCCCTCCGAGGCGAAGATGACCTGCACGGACAATCGCGACGGCAGCTGCGATGTGGACTATTTGGCCACCGATCCGGGGGAGTACGACATCACCATTCGATTTGCGGACAAGCACATACCCGGCTCGCCGTTCCGCGTGCTCGTCGAGGAGACCGTCGATCCCAGCAAGGTGAAGGTGTACGGGCCGGGCATCGAGCACGGCCAGGTGCGCGAGAGTGTGCCGACCTTCTTCAATGTGGATGTGGGCGAGGCTGGTCCTGGCCGCATCGCCGTCAAGCTGACCAACTCCGAGGGCATACCCGTTGACAATCTGCGCGTCGAGGACAAGGGCAATTGCATTTACGCGGTCCACTATGTCCCGCCAAAGGCGGGCTCTGTGCTCACGTGCCAGGTGAAGTTCTCCGAGGTGGAGGTGCCATGCAG TCCATTTGTGATGACAGTCTTCCCCAAGTCGGAGGCCACCAAGGTCAAGGTGAAGGGTGTCAATGAGAAGAAGAAGACACCCGCCTCGCTGCCCGCCGAATTCGAGATCGACACAAAGCAGGCCGGCCAGGCGGACATCAATGTGGCCATCAAGAATCCCAAGGGCAAGCCCATGCAGCCACGCCTGGAGGAGGTGGCCACTGGCACCTATGTGGTGTCGTTTGTGCCCGACGAATGCGGCACCTATCAGTGCAGCATCAAGTACGGCGACAAGGAGATCGAGGGCTCGCCCTTCAAACTCGAAGCATTCCCCACTGGCGAGGCCAAGAAGTGCAAGCTGGTGGAGCAGGCGCCCAAGATACAGCCCTCGGGCAGTCAATCGCACCTGAAGGTGGATGCACGGGAGGCCGGCAATGGAGCCGTCACCTGCAAGATCACCAACAAGGAGGGCAG CGAAATCGTGGGCATTGATGTGGTCGAGAAGGACGGCTTCTTCGATATACTGTACGCCCTGAACGATCCCGGGGACTACGACATCAATGTGAAGTTCGGCGGCAAAGACATACCCAACGGCAGCTTCTCCATCAAG GCTGTCGAAAGCATCGAGGAATATTCGCACAGCGAATACATCGAGGAGCACACAACCAAAGTGGTTCAGAAAACAACTCAA AGCGAACTTGTCAACGGAAAATCCGAGACGTCCTACCGAAGTGTTGCCTTTGAGAAATTGCCACTACCCACAACAGGCGGCAACGTCACAG CTGAAGTCAAAATGCCAAGCGGTAAGGTAGACAAACCCGTTATCCAGGACAACCGTGATGGAACCGTCTCGGTGAAGTACGATCCCCGCGAAGAGGGCTCCCACGAGCTGGTCGTCAAATACAATGGAGAACCCGTCCAAG GTTCGCCCTTCAAATTCCACGTCGATTCGATCACCTCTGGCTATGTGACGGCCTACGGACCGGGCCTGACCCACGGCATCACTGGCGAACCCGCCAACTTCACCATCTCGACCAAGGGAGCCAGCGCCGGAGGCCTGACCATGGCCGTCGAGGGACCCAGCAAGGCAGTT ATCAACTACCATGACAACAAAGACGGCACTGTATCGGTGCAATACCTGCCCACAGCGCCGGGCGAGTACCAGGTGTCGGTTCGCTTCGGCGACAGGCATATCAAGGGATCCCCGTACTTTGCCAAGATCACCGGCGAGGGTCGCAAGCGCAACCAGATCTCGGTTGGCTCTTGCTCGGAGGTGACCATGCCCGGCGACATCACCGACGATGATCTGCGCGCCCTGAACGCCTCCATACAGGCGCCCAGTGGCCTGGAGGAGCCGTGCTTCCTCAAGCGCATGCCCACCGGCAACATTGGCATTTCGTTCACGCCCCGCGAGACGGGCGAGCATCTGGTCTCGGTGAAGCGCCTGGGCAAGCACATCAGCAACTCGCCCTTCAAGGTCACTGTCTGTGAGCGCGAGGTGGGAGACGCCAAGAAGGTCAAGGTGAGCGGAGCCGGGCTCAAGGAGGGCCAAACGCACGCGGACAACATCTTCTCGGTGGACACCCGCAACGCCGGCTTCGGCGGTCTCTCCGTCTCGATCGAGGGTCCCAGCAAGGCCGAGATCCAGTGCACGGACAAGGACGATGGCACCCTAAACATCTCGTACAAGCCCACCGAGCCAGGCTACTATATTGTCAATCTGAAGTTCGCCGATCATCACGTGGAAGGATCACCCTTCACCGTCAAGGTGGCCGGTGAGGGCAGCAACAGGAAGCGGGAGAAGATTCAGCGGGAGCGCGACGCCGTGCCCATCACGGAGATCGGCAGCCAGTGCAAGCTGACGTTCAAGATGCCCGGCATCACCTCGTTCGATCTGGCCGCCTGCGTCACCTCGCCCAGCAACGTCACCGAGGATGCCGAGATCCAGGAGATCGAGGACGGCCTCTACTCGGTGCACTTTGTGCCCAAGGAGTTGGGCGTGCACACCGTCTCGGTGCGCTACTCCGAGATGCACATACCCGGCTCCCCCTTCCAGTTCACTGTCGGTCCCCTGCGCGACTCCGGCAGCCATTTGGTGAAGGCCGGAGGCTCCGGCCTGGAGCGCGGCGTCGTCGGGGAGGCAGCCGAGTTCAATGTGTGGACCCGCGAGGCGGGCGGTGGCTCTCTGGCCATCTCCGTGGAGGGTCCCAGCAAGGCAGACATCGAGTTCAAGGATCGCAAGGACGGCAGCTGCGATGTCTCGTACAAGGTCACCGAGCCGGGAGAGTACCGCGTTGGGCTTAAGTTCAACGATCGCCACATACCCGACTCGCCCTTCAAGGTGTACGTCTCTCCGGATGCGGGGGATGCCCACAAGCTCGAGGTGCAGCAGTTCCCGCAGGGTAACATCCAGGCGGATGCCCCCTACCAGTTTATGGTACGCAAGAACGGAGCCAAGGGCGATCTGGATGCCAGAATTGTGGCGCCATCCGGCACCGACGACGATTGCTTCATCCAGGCGATCGACAGCGAGATGACCTCGGTGCGCTTCTATCCACGCGAGAACGGTATCCATGCCATCCACGTCAAGTTCAACGGCGTCCACATACCCGACTCCCCCTTCAGAATCAAGGTCGGCAAGAATGTGGCTGACCCAGCCGCTGTCCATGCCACCGGCAACGGCCTGGAAGAGGTCAAGACTGGACACAAGGCCGATTTCATTATCAACACCTGCAACGCCGGCGTTGGCACGCTCCACGTCTCCATCGATGGCCCATCCAAGGTGGCCATGGACTGCACAGAGGTCGAGGAGGGCTACAAGGTCCGCTACACTCCCCTGCTGCCCGGCGAGCACTACATCACGGTCAAATACAACAACGTGCATATTGTTGGATCGCCATTCAAGGTGGATGCCGTTGGCGATAAGCTGGCCGACGAGGGTGCCCAGGAGACGTCGACCGTCATCCTCGAGACTGTGCAGAAGGTGGCCAAGGGTGGCAAGAACACCGGCGTCCATCTGCCCAACTTCAAGTCCGATGCCAGCAAGGTGGTGCCCAAGGGCATGGGCCTGAACAGGGCCTACATTGGCAAGCAGAATCAGTTCAGCATCTGTGCCACCGATGCGG GCAACAACATCTTGTACGTCGGCATGTACGGACCGAAGGGACCCTGCGAGGAGTTCCACGTCAAGCATGCTGGCCACAACAACTACAATGTGCAGTATCTGGTGCGCGATCGCGGACAGTATGTGCTGCTGATCAAATGGGGCGAGGAGCATATACCCGGCTCCCCATTCCAGATCGATGTCTAG
- the cher gene encoding filamin-A isoform X8 translates to MHFSWLSEKAAAPLATWADHSYFFRPQYYKVTVSEFDHPERIHVYFNETSIPQNEGINGCDFLPLNFKSSFSIITHQAEVKMPSGKVDKPVIQDNRDGTVSVKYDPREEGSHELVVKYNGEPVQGSPFKFHVDSITSGYVTAYGPGLTHGITGEPANFTISTKGASAGGLTMAVEGPSKAVINYHDNKDGTVSVQYLPTAPGEYQVSVRFGDRHIKGSPYFAKITGEGRKRNQISVGSCSEVTMPGDITDDDLRALNASIQAPSGLEEPCFLKRMPTGNIGISFTPRETGEHLVSVKRLGKHISNSPFKVTVCEREVGDAKKVKVSGAGLKEGQTHADNIFSVDTRNAGFGGLSVSIEGPSKAEIQCTDKDDGTLNISYKPTEPGYYIVNLKFADHHVEGSPFTVKVAGEGSNRKREKIQRERDAVPITEIGSQCKLTFKMPGITSFDLAACVTSPSNVTEDAEIQEIEDGLYSVHFVPKELGVHTVSVRYSEMHIPGSPFQFTVGPLRDSGSHLVKAGGSGLERGVVGEAAEFNVWTREAGGGSLAISVEGPSKADIEFKDRKDGSCDVSYKVTEPGEYRVGLKFNDRHIPDSPFKVYVSPDAGDAHKLEVQQFPQGNIQADAPYQFMVRKNGAKGDLDARIVAPSGTDDDCFIQAIDSEMTSVRFYPRENGIHAIHVKFNGVHIPDSPFRIKVGKNVADPAAVHATGNGLEEVKTGHKADFIINTCNAGVGTLHVSIDGPSKVAMDCTEVEEGYKVRYTPLLPGEHYITVKYNNVHIVGSPFKVDAVGDKLADEGAQETSTVILETVQKVAKGGKNTGVHLPNFKSDASKVVPKGMGLNRAYIGKQNQFSICATDAGNNILYVGMYGPKGPCEEFHVKHAGHNNYNVQYLVRDRGQYVLLIKWGEEHIPGSPFQIDV, encoded by the exons ATGCACTTCAGTTGGTTGTCGGAGAAAGCAGCAGCGCCGCTAGCCACCTGGGCAGACCACTCCTACTTCTTCAGACCGCAATACTACAAAGTGACCGTCTCCGAGTTCGATCATCCGGAACGGATACACGTGTACTTCAATGAGACGAGCATACCGCAGAACGAGGGCATAAATGGTTGTGATTTTTTGCCATTGAATTTCAAATCATCGTTTTCAATTATAACACATCAAG CTGAAGTCAAAATGCCAAGCGGTAAGGTAGACAAACCCGTTATCCAGGACAACCGTGATGGAACCGTCTCGGTGAAGTACGATCCCCGCGAAGAGGGCTCCCACGAGCTGGTCGTCAAATACAATGGAGAACCCGTCCAAG GTTCGCCCTTCAAATTCCACGTCGATTCGATCACCTCTGGCTATGTGACGGCCTACGGACCGGGCCTGACCCACGGCATCACTGGCGAACCCGCCAACTTCACCATCTCGACCAAGGGAGCCAGCGCCGGAGGCCTGACCATGGCCGTCGAGGGACCCAGCAAGGCAGTT ATCAACTACCATGACAACAAAGACGGCACTGTATCGGTGCAATACCTGCCCACAGCGCCGGGCGAGTACCAGGTGTCGGTTCGCTTCGGCGACAGGCATATCAAGGGATCCCCGTACTTTGCCAAGATCACCGGCGAGGGTCGCAAGCGCAACCAGATCTCGGTTGGCTCTTGCTCGGAGGTGACCATGCCCGGCGACATCACCGACGATGATCTGCGCGCCCTGAACGCCTCCATACAGGCGCCCAGTGGCCTGGAGGAGCCGTGCTTCCTCAAGCGCATGCCCACCGGCAACATTGGCATTTCGTTCACGCCCCGCGAGACGGGCGAGCATCTGGTCTCGGTGAAGCGCCTGGGCAAGCACATCAGCAACTCGCCCTTCAAGGTCACTGTCTGTGAGCGCGAGGTGGGAGACGCCAAGAAGGTCAAGGTGAGCGGAGCCGGGCTCAAGGAGGGCCAAACGCACGCGGACAACATCTTCTCGGTGGACACCCGCAACGCCGGCTTCGGCGGTCTCTCCGTCTCGATCGAGGGTCCCAGCAAGGCCGAGATCCAGTGCACGGACAAGGACGATGGCACCCTAAACATCTCGTACAAGCCCACCGAGCCAGGCTACTATATTGTCAATCTGAAGTTCGCCGATCATCACGTGGAAGGATCACCCTTCACCGTCAAGGTGGCCGGTGAGGGCAGCAACAGGAAGCGGGAGAAGATTCAGCGGGAGCGCGACGCCGTGCCCATCACGGAGATCGGCAGCCAGTGCAAGCTGACGTTCAAGATGCCCGGCATCACCTCGTTCGATCTGGCCGCCTGCGTCACCTCGCCCAGCAACGTCACCGAGGATGCCGAGATCCAGGAGATCGAGGACGGCCTCTACTCGGTGCACTTTGTGCCCAAGGAGTTGGGCGTGCACACCGTCTCGGTGCGCTACTCCGAGATGCACATACCCGGCTCCCCCTTCCAGTTCACTGTCGGTCCCCTGCGCGACTCCGGCAGCCATTTGGTGAAGGCCGGAGGCTCCGGCCTGGAGCGCGGCGTCGTCGGGGAGGCAGCCGAGTTCAATGTGTGGACCCGCGAGGCGGGCGGTGGCTCTCTGGCCATCTCCGTGGAGGGTCCCAGCAAGGCAGACATCGAGTTCAAGGATCGCAAGGACGGCAGCTGCGATGTCTCGTACAAGGTCACCGAGCCGGGAGAGTACCGCGTTGGGCTTAAGTTCAACGATCGCCACATACCCGACTCGCCCTTCAAGGTGTACGTCTCTCCGGATGCGGGGGATGCCCACAAGCTCGAGGTGCAGCAGTTCCCGCAGGGTAACATCCAGGCGGATGCCCCCTACCAGTTTATGGTACGCAAGAACGGAGCCAAGGGCGATCTGGATGCCAGAATTGTGGCGCCATCCGGCACCGACGACGATTGCTTCATCCAGGCGATCGACAGCGAGATGACCTCGGTGCGCTTCTATCCACGCGAGAACGGTATCCATGCCATCCACGTCAAGTTCAACGGCGTCCACATACCCGACTCCCCCTTCAGAATCAAGGTCGGCAAGAATGTGGCTGACCCAGCCGCTGTCCATGCCACCGGCAACGGCCTGGAAGAGGTCAAGACTGGACACAAGGCCGATTTCATTATCAACACCTGCAACGCCGGCGTTGGCACGCTCCACGTCTCCATCGATGGCCCATCCAAGGTGGCCATGGACTGCACAGAGGTCGAGGAGGGCTACAAGGTCCGCTACACTCCCCTGCTGCCCGGCGAGCACTACATCACGGTCAAATACAACAACGTGCATATTGTTGGATCGCCATTCAAGGTGGATGCCGTTGGCGATAAGCTGGCCGACGAGGGTGCCCAGGAGACGTCGACCGTCATCCTCGAGACTGTGCAGAAGGTGGCCAAGGGTGGCAAGAACACCGGCGTCCATCTGCCCAACTTCAAGTCCGATGCCAGCAAGGTGGTGCCCAAGGGCATGGGCCTGAACAGGGCCTACATTGGCAAGCAGAATCAGTTCAGCATCTGTGCCACCGATGCGG GCAACAACATCTTGTACGTCGGCATGTACGGACCGAAGGGACCCTGCGAGGAGTTCCACGTCAAGCATGCTGGCCACAACAACTACAATGTGCAGTATCTGGTGCGCGATCGCGGACAGTATGTGCTGCTGATCAAATGGGGCGAGGAGCATATACCCGGCTCCCCATTCCAGATCGATGTCTAG